From the Candidatus Nomurabacteria bacterium genome, one window contains:
- a CDS encoding murein biosynthesis integral membrane protein MurJ: MVKKIFSLLNKEFAVNEAALILGAFAFLSQILGLFRDRALAHYLGPSTNLDVYYAAFRIPDFLYISIASLASVTILLPFLLERMDDPTYIKARKFFSDVFTSFLVVIAFASVLIAIFMPRIAPIIAPGFGPESLDKLIEVSRIMLLSPILLGASNILGSVTQMFNKFFVYSLSPVFYNLGILLGIFFLYPTFGVNGLALGVVLGGLLHLGIQLPVLLSHTFFPKFSIHINWSDIRSVVTLSLPRTLGLSLNNISILVLVAMISKLGDGAISMFTFSYNLQSVPIGIIGISYSVASFPTLVRFFTTNEQTLFVDHILEASKKIIFWSLPIVFLFIVLRAQIVRVILGTGSFSWTDTRITAAALALFSISLVAQSLVHLFVRGYYAAGNTKKPLLINIFSALFTIIIAHVLINIFNSHVAFRYFVENLMRVEGLDKTQVLMLPLAYSLGTILNFTLLWHLFRKDFCKKATIKISRVFLQSFAGAFFMGFVAYKCLDIFDTIFSMETFWGILLQGLVSGVIGIAAGVLVLYLLKSQELRALTNSVSAKFWKAPIIAPEQSDL, from the coding sequence ATGGTTAAGAAGATTTTCTCTCTATTAAATAAAGAATTTGCTGTAAATGAAGCCGCATTGATATTGGGTGCTTTTGCTTTTTTGTCTCAAATCTTAGGATTGTTTAGAGATAGGGCACTGGCGCATTATCTCGGTCCGTCCACAAACCTGGATGTATATTATGCTGCTTTTCGAATACCTGATTTTCTATATATATCAATTGCCTCACTTGCTTCAGTTACAATCCTCTTACCTTTTTTACTGGAACGCATGGATGATCCAACATATATTAAAGCTAGGAAATTTTTTAGTGATGTTTTTACATCTTTTCTTGTAGTAATAGCTTTTGCAAGTGTCCTTATTGCTATTTTTATGCCACGCATAGCTCCTATAATTGCACCAGGCTTTGGTCCAGAAAGTTTAGATAAATTAATAGAGGTTAGTAGAATAATGCTACTGTCTCCTATACTTTTAGGTGCTTCAAATATTTTGGGTTCAGTAACTCAAATGTTTAATAAATTTTTCGTGTATTCGCTTTCTCCTGTTTTTTACAATCTAGGAATTCTTTTAGGGATATTTTTCTTATACCCAACTTTTGGAGTAAATGGCCTAGCTTTGGGTGTAGTGTTGGGAGGATTGTTGCATTTGGGAATACAACTTCCTGTGTTACTTTCTCATACTTTTTTCCCAAAATTTTCTATACATATAAATTGGTCTGACATAAGAAGTGTTGTGACACTCTCTTTGCCGAGAACATTGGGATTGTCTTTAAACAACATATCAATTCTTGTTTTGGTGGCTATGATTTCAAAACTGGGCGATGGCGCAATTTCCATGTTCACTTTCTCTTATAATCTTCAGTCTGTTCCAATAGGGATTATCGGTATAAGCTATTCAGTTGCGTCTTTTCCAACCCTCGTAAGATTCTTTACGACAAACGAACAAACTCTTTTTGTTGACCATATACTAGAAGCTTCAAAGAAGATTATTTTCTGGTCTTTGCCAATCGTATTTTTGTTCATAGTTCTACGTGCTCAAATAGTACGTGTAATACTTGGAACGGGATCTTTTTCTTGGACAGATACACGTATTACTGCTGCAGCCCTAGCTTTGTTTTCTATATCACTCGTGGCACAGAGTTTGGTGCATTTATTTGTTAGAGGATATTACGCAGCGGGGAATACCAAGAAGCCCCTATTGATAAATATTTTTTCAGCCCTTTTTACTATTATTATTGCTCATGTGCTTATAAATATTTTTAATTCACACGTAGCATTTAGATATTTTGTGGAAAATCTTATGCGAGTAGAAGGCTTAGACAAGACACAGGTATTGATGTTACCACTGGCTTATTCTTTGGGAACAATTCTAAACTTCACTTTACTCTGGCATCTGTTCAGGAAGGATTTTTGCAAAAAGGCTACGATTAAAATTTCACGTGTATTTTTACAGAGTTTCGCCGGAGCATTTTTTATGGGTTTTGTTGCGTACAAGTGTCTAGATATCTTCGATACTATTTTTTCAATGGAAACATTTTGGGGTATCTTGCTCCAAGGGCTAGTGTCTGGGGTAATTGGTATTGCAGCGGGGGTCTTGGTGCTCTATTTACTTAAAAGTCAGGAGCTCCGAGCTCTTACAAACTCTGTTTCAGCAAAGTTTTGGAAGGCTCCAATTATTGCCCCAGAACAATCCGATTTATAA